One genomic window of Nicotiana sylvestris chromosome 10, ASM39365v2, whole genome shotgun sequence includes the following:
- the LOC104245636 gene encoding probable methyltransferase At1g29790, with product MGKPYFHFRKRTLGRIIGWLQLVLGGLLIFVSLSSLFSFSSVGFFMHDEEICHHLYGVKAVHDGFDIKWLRARVDEVLKKFENMQNKLELTVTKMEKNKIELSRSKISILEYKGFLEEEVIRPLSSAQIALRQIRLPRVEGIGTVTIKEDPLINSFVIEEIRKYITPKRKRNGKVNIYGTLKIYNTIGHACVLMKKELEEYMDYDIGSYCKDDWNLAQKLIIYGCDPLPRRRCITITKSLWTIPDGRNVRWSNYQCRNFECLSSKNSRRRYTKCIGGCFEMDKEKLKWVTNSSVPVDFLIKDVLAIKPGEIRIGLDYGVGAGTFAARMREQNVTIISTALNLGAPFSEMMTLRGLIPLYVTLNQRLPFFDHTMDLIHTTGLMDGWIDLQLLDFILFDWDRVLRQGGLLWIDRFFCNRRDLDDFMYMFLQFRYKKHMWAISSKSKDEVYLSALLEKSPRS from the coding sequence ATGGGGAAGCCTTATTTTCATTTTCGAAAACGTACATTAGGAAGGATTATTGGTTGGCTCCAACTTGTGCTTGGGGGGCTTCTTATATTTGTAAGCCTTTCCAGTTTATTTAGCTTCTCTTCTGTTGGATTTTTCATGCATGATGAGGAAATATGCCACCATCTTTATGGCGTTAAAGCAGTACATGATGGTTTCGACATAAAATGGCTGAGAGCTCGAGTTGATGAAGTGCTTAAAAAGTTTGAAAATATGCAAAACAAGCTAGAACTGACTGTAACAAAGATGGAAAAGAATAAAATTGAGCTATCTAGAAGCAAAATTTCAATATTGGAGTACAAGGGGTTTCTGGAGGAAGAGGTGATTAGGCCTCTATCTTCGGCGCAAATTGCCCTTAGGCAAATTAGGCTGccaagagttgaaggaattggaaCTGTGACAATCAAAGAAGATCCCTTGATTAATTCCTTTGTGATTGAAGAGATAAGGAAGTATATAACCCCTAAGAGGAAGAGAAATGGTAAGGTTAACATCTACGGGACACTGAAGATTTATAACACGATAGGGCATGCGTGTGTTTTGATGAAGAAAGAGTTAGAGGAATATATGGATTATGATATTGGATCATATTGTAAAGATGATTGGAACTTGGCTCAGAAGCTAATAATTTATGGTTGTGATCCTTTGCCGAGGAGAAGATGCATTACAATTACCAAGTCCCTTTGGACAATTCCAGATGGAAGAAACGTTCGATGGAGCAATTACCAGTGCAGGAACTTTGAGTGCTTATCAAGTAAGAATTCAAGACGACGCTATACTAAGTGCATAGGCGGATGTTTTGAAATGGATAAGGAAAAGCTAAAATGGGTAACAAACTCCTCCGTTCCAGTGGATTTCTTGATCAAAGATGTTTTGGCGATCAAACCTGGGGAGATCAGAATTGGTTTAGATTATGGTGTTGGTGCAGGGACTTTTGCTGCAAGAATGAGAGAGCAGAATGTAACAATCATCTCGACTGCTCTGAATCTTGGGGCTCCTTTTAGTGAGATGATGACACTTAGGGGTCTGATTCCACTGTATGTGACATTGAACCAACGACTCCCATTTTTTGACCACACCATGGATTTGATCCATACGACTGGACTTATGGATGGTTGGATTGATCTGCAACTATTAGATTTCATCCTTTTTGACTGGGATCGCGTTTTAAGACAAGGAGGCTTGTTATGGATTGATCGATTCTTCTGTAACAGGAGGGATCTCGACGACTTCATGTACATGTTCCTGCAATTCAGGTACAAAAAACACATGTGGGCTATTTCTTCCAAGTCTAAGGATGAAGTTTATCTTTCTGCACTGTTGGAGAAATCTCCAAGATCTTGA